One genomic window of Thioclava sp. GXIMD4216 includes the following:
- a CDS encoding monovalent cation/H+ antiporter subunit A yields MSPAIIAVLPFLGALLPGVLIRTGRNTTAISVAICSGLALLGLLLHLPDVMAGEVIRTRIDWMPWLGLNVEFMIDGLGMLFATLILGIGLLVILYARYYLSSKDPVGQFYTYLMLFQGAMVGIVLSNNILLLLIFWELTSLSSFLLIGYWKHLPEGRQGARMALTVTGAGGLAMIAGMMILGHIAGSYTISDILAAREAIQSSDLYLPALILILLGAFTKSAQFPFHFWLPHAMAAPTPVSSYLHSATMVKAGLFLMARLWPALSGTPEWFYIVVSVGLFTMLIAAKIAIFKDDMKGLLAFSTVSHLGLITFCFGLGTQAGVVAGVFHIINHATFKAALFMTAGIVDHEAHTRDLKRLGGLRKLMPVTFTIATIATLSMAGIPFFNGFLSKELMLEEASHTVWAGTPWLIPVLATIAALLSAAYSFRFIWHGFMGPVRDDYPHKPHDPGFGMWASPAFLAALVLLIGCFPFLMDPFVTTVAQAVIGAPLGAHLHLAIWHGITPALMMSGLAVAGGLLVLAAFNPLRAIWDAMPRPEAKSIFDWVVERCACAARLFTSGLHNGSMARYLMIFAFTALAIGFWAWTTGDQGPQTRQMLPISPVALVGWIMLVTATFCVAAYHRNRFLALVLVGIVGLIVSICFIYLSAPDLALTQISVEVVTAVLMLLALNFLPKVTAPETSNLKRHFDKIFSAVVGLGTGSLIYALMMRDFAFPSMSEYHLANSYNLAGGDNVVNVILVDFRGYDTYGEVTVLGIAALVIFALTEALLNGTGSRKLIAWRPDMIRAGDKHPLMMLIVTRVMMPIALVFGVFIFLRGHNLPGGGFIAGLIVAIALVMQYISSGFAWTQARQKIYYHQLIGLGVLAAGITGVGAWFNGKPFLTSDFGYFKLPFLDKFELATAMGFDLGVFLGVVGSVLLALGGLSRLARRAAMPTEERAAHILAERPEARTVAEVGIQNFPEGTVVPRRWLAQREDGGFEERYLMERYEDQARKDDSKDGDKNGGAH; encoded by the coding sequence ATGTCACCTGCTATAATTGCCGTCTTGCCATTTCTGGGGGCGCTGCTCCCTGGTGTTCTGATCCGCACCGGCCGGAATACAACAGCGATTTCGGTGGCGATCTGTTCCGGCCTAGCGCTTCTGGGGCTTCTTCTGCATCTGCCCGACGTCATGGCGGGCGAAGTGATCCGCACCAGAATCGACTGGATGCCCTGGCTGGGGCTGAATGTCGAATTCATGATCGACGGGCTCGGCATGCTGTTTGCGACGCTGATTCTCGGGATCGGCCTTCTGGTGATCCTTTATGCGCGCTATTACCTGTCATCGAAAGATCCGGTGGGGCAGTTCTACACCTATCTAATGCTGTTCCAAGGCGCGATGGTGGGGATTGTCCTTTCCAATAACATCCTGCTTTTGTTGATCTTCTGGGAGTTGACCTCGCTGTCGTCCTTCCTGCTGATCGGCTATTGGAAACACCTCCCCGAAGGACGTCAGGGCGCGCGCATGGCGCTGACCGTGACGGGGGCAGGGGGCTTGGCGATGATTGCGGGGATGATGATCCTTGGCCATATCGCGGGCAGCTATACGATCTCCGATATTCTTGCGGCGAGGGAGGCGATCCAGTCGTCGGACCTCTATCTTCCGGCGCTGATCCTGATCCTGCTGGGGGCCTTCACGAAATCGGCGCAGTTTCCGTTCCACTTCTGGCTGCCGCATGCAATGGCAGCCCCCACGCCGGTCTCGAGCTACCTGCATTCGGCCACGATGGTGAAGGCGGGTCTGTTCCTGATGGCGCGGCTCTGGCCTGCGCTGTCGGGCACGCCGGAATGGTTCTATATCGTGGTCAGTGTCGGGTTGTTCACCATGCTGATCGCGGCCAAGATCGCGATCTTCAAGGATGACATGAAGGGGCTGCTGGCCTTCTCGACCGTTTCGCATCTGGGGCTGATCACCTTCTGTTTCGGGCTTGGCACGCAAGCGGGCGTTGTGGCCGGGGTCTTCCACATCATTAACCACGCAACCTTCAAGGCCGCGCTTTTCATGACCGCGGGTATCGTGGACCACGAAGCCCATACCCGCGATCTGAAACGTCTGGGCGGATTGCGCAAACTGATGCCGGTGACCTTCACGATCGCCACGATCGCGACCCTGTCGATGGCGGGGATTCCCTTCTTCAACGGGTTCCTGTCGAAAGAGCTGATGCTGGAGGAGGCCTCGCATACCGTTTGGGCCGGTACGCCGTGGCTCATTCCGGTTTTGGCGACCATTGCGGCGCTTCTGTCGGCGGCCTATTCCTTCCGCTTTATCTGGCACGGTTTCATGGGGCCGGTGCGCGACGACTATCCGCATAAACCGCATGATCCGGGCTTTGGCATGTGGGCCAGCCCTGCCTTTCTTGCCGCCCTTGTGCTGCTGATCGGCTGTTTCCCCTTCCTGATGGATCCTTTCGTCACCACCGTGGCGCAGGCCGTGATCGGTGCGCCGCTGGGCGCGCATCTGCACCTGGCCATCTGGCACGGCATCACGCCTGCCCTGATGATGTCGGGCCTCGCGGTTGCGGGCGGTCTTCTGGTGCTGGCGGCCTTCAACCCGCTGCGCGCGATCTGGGATGCCATGCCGCGTCCCGAGGCCAAGTCGATCTTCGACTGGGTGGTGGAGCGCTGCGCCTGCGCGGCGCGGTTGTTTACCTCGGGGCTGCATAACGGGTCGATGGCGCGCTATCTGATGATTTTCGCCTTTACCGCGCTGGCCATCGGGTTCTGGGCATGGACCACGGGCGATCAGGGGCCGCAAACCCGCCAGATGCTGCCGATCAGCCCCGTGGCACTGGTGGGCTGGATCATGCTGGTCACCGCGACCTTCTGTGTGGCCGCCTATCACCGCAACCGTTTCCTTGCGCTGGTGCTGGTGGGGATTGTCGGGCTGATCGTGTCGATCTGCTTCATCTATCTCTCGGCCCCCGACCTTGCGCTGACGCAAATCTCGGTCGAGGTGGTGACGGCGGTGCTGATGCTTCTGGCGCTGAACTTCCTGCCCAAGGTCACCGCCCCCGAGACCAGCAACCTCAAACGCCATTTCGACAAGATCTTCTCGGCTGTGGTGGGGCTGGGCACCGGCTCGTTGATCTACGCGCTGATGATGCGCGATTTCGCCTTCCCGTCGATGTCGGAATACCATCTGGCCAATAGCTATAACCTTGCGGGCGGCGATAACGTGGTGAACGTGATCCTCGTCGATTTCCGTGGCTATGATACCTATGGCGAGGTCACCGTTCTGGGGATCGCGGCGCTGGTGATCTTTGCGCTGACCGAGGCGCTGCTGAACGGCACCGGCTCGCGCAAGCTGATCGCATGGCGTCCCGATATGATCCGTGCGGGCGACAAGCACCCGCTGATGATGCTGATCGTGACCCGTGTCATGATGCCCATCGCGCTGGTCTTCGGGGTGTTCATCTTCCTGCGCGGCCACAACCTGCCGGGCGGGGGCTTTATCGCCGGTCTGATCGTCGCGATCGCGCTGGTCATGCAGTATATCTCGTCGGGCTTTGCGTGGACGCAGGCGCGGCAGAAGATCTATTACCACCAGCTGATCGGGCTGGGGGTGCTGGCCGCGGGGATCACGGGCGTTGGTGCGTGGTTCAACGGCAAGCCCTTCCTGACCTCGGATTTCGGCTATTTCAAGCTGCCCTTCCTCGATAAATTCGAGCTGGCCACCGCGATGGGGTTCGATCTGGGCGTGTTCCTCGGGGTGGTGGGCTCGGTCCTGCTGGCGCTGGGGGGGCTGTCGCGTCTGGCACGGCGGGCCGCCATGCCCACCGAAGAGCGCGCGGCCCATATTCTGGCAGAGCGCCCCGAGGCCCGCACCGTGGCCGAGGTCGGTATCCAGAACTTCCCCGAAGGCACCGTGGTGCCGCGGCGCTGGCTGGCGCAGCGCGAGGATGGCGGTTTCGAGGAGCGTTATCTGATGGAACGCTACGAGGACCAAGCCAGAAAAGACGATAGCAAAGACGGCGACAAGAACGGGGGAGCCCACTGA
- a CDS encoding Na+/H+ antiporter subunit C, producing the protein MEALVASAIGVMTAAGIYLILRLRVFPVVLGMTMLSYAVNLFLFATGRLAVNMPPILQDGVTNYTDPIPQALVLTAIVISFGMTSVTVMLALGAFIEAGDDYIDLDDEKEK; encoded by the coding sequence ATGGAAGCCTTGGTTGCAAGCGCAATCGGCGTGATGACAGCGGCGGGGATCTATCTGATCCTGCGGCTGAGGGTCTTTCCGGTGGTTCTGGGCATGACGATGCTGTCCTATGCGGTGAACCTGTTCCTCTTTGCGACGGGGCGTCTGGCGGTGAATATGCCGCCGATCCTGCAGGACGGTGTGACAAACTACACCGACCCCATCCCGCAGGCTCTGGTGCTGACCGCCATCGTGATCAGCTTCGGGATGACCTCGGTGACTGTGATGCTGGCGCTTGGCGCCTTCATCGAGGCGGGCGATGACTATATCGACCTCGATGACGAGAAGGAAAAATAA
- a CDS encoding K+/H+ antiporter subunit F yields the protein MITYALMFAIGCYALALLFNLYRVVKSPGVTDRILALDTMAVNAIGLFVCFGIWEGTAIFFEASILYAMVGFVSTVAYAKFLLRGDLIE from the coding sequence ATGATCACCTATGCTTTGATGTTTGCCATCGGCTGCTATGCGCTGGCGCTTCTGTTCAACCTCTACAGGGTGGTGAAATCGCCGGGCGTCACCGACCGGATTCTGGCGCTGGACACGATGGCGGTGAATGCCATCGGGCTGTTCGTGTGTTTCGGTATCTGGGAAGGCACGGCGATCTTTTTCGAGGCCTCGATCCTTTATGCGATGGTGGGCTTCGTCTCGACGGTGGCCTATGCCAAATTCCTTCTGCGTGGCGATCTGATCGAGTGA
- the dapA gene encoding 4-hydroxy-tetrahydrodipicolinate synthase has product MFKGSYPALITPFKDGELDLDALKKIVDWHADQGSHGLVPVGTTGESPTLSHSEHNTVVAEVVKAAAGRMKIIAGAGSNYTREGIELIQHAQAAGADGALVVTPYYNKPTQAGMIAHFTAMHDASDLPIIIYNIPGRSVVDMTPETMGELAKLPRIVGVKDATGDLARVAKQRMSCGKDFIQLSGEDATALGFNAMGGVGCISVTANVAPKLCAEFQNATLAGDWARALDISDKLMPLHVAIFLEPGVCGAKYAMSRLGLCSDEVRLPLVGLSDSVKARIDAALEFAGLI; this is encoded by the coding sequence ATGTTCAAAGGGTCCTACCCCGCCCTCATCACGCCGTTCAAGGACGGCGAGCTGGATCTGGACGCGCTCAAGAAGATCGTCGACTGGCATGCCGATCAGGGCAGCCACGGTCTGGTCCCTGTGGGCACCACCGGCGAATCCCCCACGCTGAGCCATAGCGAGCATAACACCGTTGTGGCCGAAGTGGTCAAAGCCGCCGCCGGACGGATGAAAATCATCGCCGGTGCAGGCTCGAACTACACCCGCGAGGGGATCGAGCTGATCCAGCACGCGCAGGCCGCCGGTGCCGATGGCGCGCTTGTGGTGACGCCCTATTACAACAAGCCCACGCAGGCCGGTATGATCGCGCATTTCACCGCGATGCATGATGCCTCGGATCTGCCGATCATCATCTATAACATTCCGGGCCGTTCGGTTGTGGATATGACGCCCGAAACGATGGGCGAACTGGCCAAACTGCCGCGCATCGTCGGTGTGAAAGACGCCACCGGCGATCTGGCCCGCGTGGCCAAACAGCGTATGAGCTGCGGCAAGGACTTCATCCAGCTTTCGGGCGAGGATGCCACCGCATTGGGCTTCAACGCGATGGGCGGCGTCGGCTGTATCTCGGTCACGGCCAATGTTGCGCCGAAGCTCTGCGCCGAATTCCAGAACGCCACACTGGCAGGCGACTGGGCCCGCGCGCTGGACATCTCGGACAAGCTGATGCCGCTGCATGTGGCCATCTTCCTCGAACCCGGCGTCTGCGGTGCGAAATATGCGATGTCGCGCCTTGGCCTGTGCTCGGACGAGGTGCGCCTGCCGCTGGTCGGGCTAAGCGATAGCGTGAAGGCGCGCATTGATGCCGCGCTGGAATTTGCAGGGCTGATCTAG
- a CDS encoding Na+/H+ antiporter subunit E yields MIRRILPHPHLTVLLTVVWLLLANAYTLNSLVFGLILGIVIPWITAPYWPDRPMVRNIPKMVEYALIVLWDILVSNVVVAKIVLFTPNAKLQPVWISIPLDLHTPEAITVFAGTITMTPGTVAAELSADGHSLLVHCLHETDPEGARDGMKSRYEARLKEIFE; encoded by the coding sequence ATGATTAGACGCATCCTTCCGCATCCGCATCTGACCGTGCTTCTGACGGTGGTGTGGCTGCTGCTGGCCAATGCCTATACGCTCAACTCGCTGGTCTTCGGGCTGATCCTCGGGATCGTGATCCCGTGGATCACCGCCCCCTACTGGCCGGACCGGCCGATGGTGCGCAATATTCCCAAGATGGTCGAATATGCGCTGATCGTGCTGTGGGATATTCTGGTGTCGAATGTCGTGGTGGCGAAGATCGTGCTGTTCACGCCGAATGCGAAATTGCAGCCCGTATGGATTTCCATTCCGCTCGATCTGCATACCCCCGAGGCGATCACCGTCTTTGCCGGCACGATCACCATGACGCCCGGAACGGTGGCGGCAGAACTCTCGGCGGACGGGCATTCGCTTCTGGTCCACTGCCTGCACGAGACCGACCCCGAGGGCGCGCGCGACGGCATGAAATCCCGCTATGAGGCCCGTCTGAAGGAGATCTTCGAATGA
- a CDS encoding Na+/H+ antiporter subunit G — protein MELFWEILISALLVIGGFFGLVGSFGLVKLPDSMTRLHAPTKTTTLGVGACLIASMIWFAVKKGDLSLHELMITLFLFMTAPITAHFLSKTILLRNIPRETLPPPADGDWAVYTPLSDTAAHQLEEAVEIQKAREEKARRKAADEDDYEGEVDGHGTVEAADADQRS, from the coding sequence ATGGAACTGTTCTGGGAAATTCTCATTTCGGCGCTTCTGGTGATCGGTGGCTTCTTCGGGCTGGTGGGGTCGTTCGGGTTGGTCAAGCTGCCCGATTCCATGACCCGCCTGCATGCGCCGACCAAGACCACGACGCTGGGGGTTGGGGCCTGTCTGATCGCCTCGATGATCTGGTTCGCGGTCAAGAAGGGGGATCTGTCGCTGCACGAGCTGATGATCACGCTGTTCCTGTTCATGACGGCGCCGATCACCGCGCATTTCCTGTCCAAGACGATCCTTCTGCGCAATATCCCGCGCGAGACCCTGCCGCCGCCCGCCGATGGTGACTGGGCCGTTTACACGCCCCTTTCCGATACGGCGGCACATCAGTTGGAAGAGGCGGTGGAGATCCAGAAAGCCCGCGAGGAAAAAGCCCGCCGCAAAGCGGCAGACGAGGATGATTACGAAGGCGAGGTTGACGGTCATGGCACGGTGGAAGCCGCCGATGCCGATCAGCGGTCGTGA
- a CDS encoding monovalent cation/H+ antiporter subunit D: protein MLGFFDHLVIAPVVLPAFLAPLIVLWMRFDRTAQRVFSVVGMLLLVAISVTLAVRASSGVPEVYRLGDWEAPFGIVLVLDQLSALMLVLTSVLGLAIALYAIGSGWDKRGWHFHSLLQFQMMGLNGAFLTGDAFNLFVFFEVLLIASYGLMIHAGGRNRLKAGVQYVVYNLAGSTLFLFALGTIYATTGTLNMADLAQKVAEMPESDAALLRVGAALMILVFAVKGAIVPFQFWLPGTYSNAPGPVAALFAIMTKVGVYSIIRIYTLVFTPQSAVGSLAHDVLLPAAALTLIVGMVGILGARDLGRVVAFSVIGSVGTMLMAFSQFHQDATAAGLYYMVHSTMVAAALFLVADLVKERRRIGLALTAQPLIAQNGLLAGMFFMAAIGMAGMPPLSGFLGKLMILHATYGQWWIWAVILGTSLIAIVGFARAGTTVFWKAYAVTEDEQDETPPPLGVTDSSSPALAITAAGGLLAGLVAWTVFAGPASTYVQGISAQLYDSQGYISAVMEGSAARAQAAAEAGAHPHGEDHDVQDSAHEEDHTVIDGH from the coding sequence ATGTTGGGCTTCTTTGATCATCTCGTTATCGCGCCCGTGGTGTTGCCGGCCTTTCTGGCGCCGCTGATCGTTCTGTGGATGCGCTTCGACCGCACGGCGCAGCGCGTCTTCTCGGTGGTGGGAATGCTGCTGCTGGTGGCCATTTCGGTGACACTGGCGGTGCGGGCCTCCAGCGGGGTGCCGGAAGTCTACCGGCTGGGCGACTGGGAAGCGCCTTTCGGCATCGTCCTGGTGCTGGACCAGCTTTCGGCGCTGATGCTGGTGCTGACCTCGGTGCTGGGTCTGGCGATCGCGCTTTATGCGATCGGCTCGGGCTGGGACAAGCGTGGCTGGCACTTCCATTCGCTGCTGCAATTCCAGATGATGGGGCTTAACGGGGCCTTCCTGACGGGCGATGCGTTCAACCTCTTCGTCTTCTTCGAGGTGCTGCTGATTGCCTCCTATGGCCTGATGATCCATGCGGGCGGGCGCAACCGTCTGAAGGCGGGCGTGCAATATGTGGTCTATAACCTTGCCGGTTCGACCCTGTTCCTGTTTGCGCTTGGCACGATCTATGCCACGACCGGCACGCTGAACATGGCCGATCTGGCACAGAAAGTGGCCGAGATGCCCGAAAGCGACGCGGCCCTTCTGCGGGTCGGTGCGGCGCTGATGATCCTTGTCTTCGCTGTGAAAGGCGCGATCGTGCCATTCCAGTTCTGGCTGCCGGGCACCTATAGCAACGCGCCGGGGCCGGTGGCGGCACTGTTTGCCATCATGACCAAGGTGGGGGTCTATTCCATCATCCGTATCTATACGCTGGTGTTCACGCCGCAAAGCGCGGTGGGGTCACTGGCGCATGATGTGCTTCTGCCCGCAGCGGCGCTGACACTGATTGTCGGGATGGTCGGTATTCTGGGCGCGCGTGATCTGGGACGGGTCGTGGCCTTTTCGGTGATCGGCTCGGTCGGGACCATGTTGATGGCCTTCTCGCAATTCCATCAGGATGCGACGGCGGCAGGCCTTTACTATATGGTGCATTCGACGATGGTGGCCGCCGCGCTGTTCCTTGTGGCCGATCTTGTCAAAGAGCGCCGTCGCATCGGCTTGGCTCTGACAGCCCAGCCACTGATTGCGCAGAACGGGCTTCTGGCGGGGATGTTCTTCATGGCGGCCATCGGCATGGCCGGTATGCCGCCGCTTTCGGGCTTTCTTGGCAAGCTGATGATCTTGCACGCAACCTATGGCCAGTGGTGGATCTGGGCCGTTATCCTTGGCACGTCACTGATTGCCATCGTGGGCTTTGCGCGGGCGGGGACAACGGTCTTCTGGAAGGCCTATGCCGTGACAGAGGACGAACAAGACGAGACCCCGCCGCCGCTTGGTGTGACAGATAGCAGCTCGCCCGCGTTGGCCATTACTGCCGCAGGCGGCCTGCTGGCGGGGCTTGTGGCATGGACCGTCTTCGCAGGGCCTGCCAGCACCTATGTGCAGGGGATCTCGGCACAGCTTTATGACAGTCAGGGCTATATCTCGGCGGTGATGGAGGGCTCTGCCGCCCGCGCGCAGGCCGCCGCCGAAGCCGGAGCCCATCCGCACGGAGAGGACCATGACGTGCAAGACAGCGCCCATGAAGAAGATCACACCGTGATCGACGGGCATTGA
- a CDS encoding sulfotransferase produces the protein MDITDLDHDEDVSLALAVLDGDHRAALKRIETLWSQNGPSSHLMMQAIRSSWALGQDGEARKLSEEAVTLWPEVSVLWGMHAAILTAFGDVEGAVAAYDRALSFRPDDVQLLSGRNRLRRFSATGPEWRRLAQASRDEATSLGQKVMSEFALGAIEDAAGEYAAAFAHFQRGNDLKARGYDPHLIERRLHDQLAQCPDLRSLPERVGMAGEPRMVFIGGLPRSGTTLTEQILIRHDKVSTLGEACDFRLSMIELMHAEIGAGTAPLDYWRWFSQPGRPLIHKLGQIYRRRIAARGQTTPYILSKMPLDLSHAAVLRAMLPEARFICVNRHPLDVGLSLFMTDFADGHGFSEKLEWIAHMVRATDRSMRDYAQKLGPAFRMQSLRALVEQPAQEIPRLLDHLGLAMQPACLEPKAAQGAVRTASDVRVRRKINREGVGYWRRYEAQLQPLIEALGRDWIAAWEERDADRPRQWEKAS, from the coding sequence ATGGACATAACCGATCTCGATCATGATGAGGATGTCTCCCTTGCACTTGCGGTTCTTGATGGCGATCATCGTGCCGCATTGAAGCGAATAGAGACACTCTGGTCACAGAATGGACCGAGTTCACACCTGATGATGCAGGCGATCCGCAGTTCTTGGGCGCTTGGTCAGGACGGCGAAGCCCGTAAACTTTCGGAAGAAGCGGTGACTCTGTGGCCCGAGGTTTCGGTGCTATGGGGGATGCATGCCGCGATCCTGACCGCCTTTGGCGATGTCGAGGGGGCGGTCGCCGCCTATGATCGTGCGCTGTCGTTCCGTCCGGATGACGTGCAACTTCTTTCGGGGCGCAACCGCTTGCGGCGGTTTTCCGCGACGGGGCCGGAATGGCGTAGGCTGGCGCAGGCCAGTCGGGATGAGGCCACAAGCCTTGGCCAGAAGGTGATGTCCGAATTCGCCTTGGGCGCGATCGAGGATGCCGCCGGAGAGTACGCGGCGGCCTTCGCCCATTTCCAGCGTGGCAATGACCTGAAGGCGCGCGGCTATGATCCGCACCTGATCGAGCGACGCCTGCACGATCAGCTCGCGCAGTGTCCCGATTTGCGCAGCCTGCCGGAACGGGTCGGTATGGCGGGGGAGCCGCGGATGGTGTTTATCGGTGGTTTGCCGCGGTCGGGCACCACCCTGACCGAACAGATCCTGATCCGTCATGACAAGGTGTCGACCCTTGGCGAGGCCTGTGATTTCCGCCTGTCGATGATCGAGCTGATGCATGCCGAAATCGGCGCGGGCACGGCACCGCTGGATTATTGGCGCTGGTTCAGCCAGCCCGGTCGGCCACTGATCCACAAGCTGGGCCAGATCTATCGCCGCCGGATTGCCGCGCGGGGCCAGACGACGCCCTATATTCTCTCGAAAATGCCGCTGGATCTCAGCCATGCTGCCGTGCTGCGCGCGATGCTGCCGGAGGCGCGCTTCATTTGTGTGAACCGGCACCCGCTGGATGTGGGGCTGTCGCTGTTCATGACGGATTTTGCGGACGGGCACGGGTTTAGCGAAAAGCTGGAATGGATCGCGCATATGGTCAGGGCCACCGACCGGTCGATGCGTGATTATGCGCAAAAGCTGGGGCCGGCGTTCCGGATGCAGTCCCTGCGGGCGCTGGTCGAGCAGCCTGCGCAGGAAATTCCGCGCTTGCTGGATCATCTGGGCTTGGCCATGCAGCCGGCCTGTCTGGAGCCGAAAGCGGCGCAGGGGGCGGTCCGCACGGCCTCGGATGTGCGGGTCCGGCGCAAGATCAACCGTGAGGGGGTCGGCTATTGGCGGCGCTACGAGGCACAGCTTCAGCCTTTGATCGAGGCTTTGGGGCGTGACTGGATCGCCGCATGGGAAGAACGCGATGCCGATCGTCCTCGGCAGTGGGAGAAAGCGTCCTGA
- a CDS encoding lytic transglycosylase domain-containing protein: MHRKTLFAGLTVVVLGCGAGLRAEEATQVVRPSPEQALAQALALADQQDWPGAEEAARSAGAVAFDIIEWERLRAGEGSFRDYADFSARRHNWPGLPLLRRKGEDKLDAASPEQVIAYFAKDKPLTGEGALALIAAYQAKGQSHAAATEADRAWRHLDLSPEEQQAFQDRYGVLISPANGGRMQSMLDRGDLAQARRMLDLVTPGTRAVAAARIALQGRKAGVDALVEAVPEYMRGSYGLARDRAVWRWRESYEDGAADLILDWSGSAKKLGDPALWADVRRRMARWDMRRGDYRRAYREAANHHLPPGGSDYAELEWLAGYAALKLGDAPTALRHFEALSVNVGSPISQSRADYWRGRALEAMGRKEAADQAYQAGARYQTAYYGLLSAEKVGKALDASLIQPEALPDWRAGGYTDSSVFQAALLLHAAGDAALAERFVLHYEESLPDSRIAGLVDLALEWRDPHLALQLSKRAALNGEILVAGYFPFPELKTHDLAVPEELALSIARRESEFDHTVISYVGARGLMQLMPGTAKMMAARLGVEYTPAALTTDPTYNIRLGSEYLKQLRDEFGNSPLLVAAGYNAGPGRSRQWIKDMGDPRAPGADVVDWVEMIPFDETRNYVMRVAESLPIYRARLGEPAVPFSEELRGNGP; this comes from the coding sequence ATGCATCGAAAGACCCTTTTCGCCGGGCTGACTGTCGTGGTTCTGGGCTGTGGCGCCGGTTTGCGGGCCGAAGAGGCCACGCAAGTGGTCAGGCCAAGCCCCGAGCAGGCTCTGGCGCAGGCCTTGGCACTGGCCGATCAGCAGGACTGGCCGGGGGCCGAAGAGGCCGCCCGTTCCGCTGGCGCTGTTGCATTCGATATCATCGAATGGGAGCGTCTGCGCGCTGGCGAGGGCAGCTTTCGCGATTACGCCGATTTCTCGGCACGGCGGCATAACTGGCCGGGACTGCCCCTGCTGCGCCGCAAGGGGGAGGACAAGCTGGACGCGGCCAGCCCCGAACAGGTGATCGCCTATTTCGCCAAGGATAAACCCCTGACCGGCGAAGGGGCCCTGGCCCTGATCGCCGCCTATCAGGCCAAGGGGCAATCCCATGCCGCCGCGACCGAGGCGGATCGGGCATGGCGGCATCTGGATCTCAGCCCCGAGGAGCAGCAGGCCTTTCAGGACCGCTACGGTGTTCTGATCAGCCCCGCCAATGGCGGGCGTATGCAGTCCATGCTGGATCGTGGCGATCTGGCGCAGGCCAGAAGGATGCTGGATCTGGTCACGCCGGGCACCCGCGCGGTGGCGGCGGCGCGGATCGCCTTGCAGGGGCGCAAGGCCGGTGTCGATGCGCTGGTCGAGGCGGTGCCGGAATATATGCGCGGTTCCTACGGTCTGGCCCGTGACCGTGCGGTCTGGCGCTGGCGCGAAAGCTACGAGGACGGCGCGGCGGATCTGATCCTCGACTGGTCGGGCTCGGCCAAGAAGCTGGGCGATCCCGCGCTTTGGGCGGATGTGCGCCGCCGCATGGCGCGTTGGGACATGCGGCGCGGCGATTACCGGCGCGCCTATCGCGAGGCGGCCAACCATCACCTGCCGCCCGGCGGGTCCGATTATGCCGAGCTGGAATGGCTGGCGGGCTATGCGGCGCTCAAGCTTGGGGATGCGCCTACCGCGCTGCGTCATTTCGAGGCGCTTTCGGTCAATGTCGGCAGCCCGATCTCGCAATCGCGGGCCGATTACTGGCGTGGGCGGGCGCTTGAGGCGATGGGCCGCAAGGAGGCGGCAGATCAGGCCTATCAGGCGGGCGCGCGCTACCAGACCGCCTATTACGGGCTGCTTTCGGCGGAAAAGGTGGGCAAGGCGCTTGACGCCTCGCTGATCCAGCCCGAGGCGCTGCCCGACTGGCGGGCAGGCGGCTATACGGACAGTTCGGTGTTTCAGGCGGCGCTGTTGTTGCATGCGGCAGGCGATGCGGCGCTCGCCGAACGTTTCGTGCTGCATTACGAGGAAAGCCTGCCCGACAGCCGCATCGCGGGGCTGGTCGATCTGGCGCTGGAATGGCGCGATCCGCATCTGGCCTTGCAGCTTTCCAAGCGGGCGGCGCTGAATGGCGAGATTCTCGTGGCGGGCTATTTCCCCTTCCCCGAGCTTAAAACCCATGATCTGGCGGTGCCGGAGGAACTGGCGCTCTCGATTGCCCGACGCGAAAGCGAGTTCGACCATACGGTCATCTCCTATGTCGGGGCGCGCGGGCTGATGCAGTTGATGCCGGGCACGGCCAAGATGATGGCCGCCAGACTGGGCGTCGAGTATACGCCTGCGGCACTGACCACCGATCCCACCTATAACATCCGGCTCGGTTCGGAATATCTCAAGCAGTTGCGCGACGAATTCGGCAATTCGCCGCTTCTGGTGGCGGCGGGGTATAATGCGGGGCCGGGGCGGTCGCGCCAGTGGATCAAGGATATGGGCGACCCGCGTGCCCCCGGGGCCGATGTGGTGGACTGGGTCGAGATGATCCCCTTTGACGAGACGCGAAATTATGTCATGCGCGTCGCCGAAAGCCTGCCGATCTATCGCGCAAGGCTTGGCGAGCCGGCTGTGCCCTTCAGCGAGGAACTGCGCGGGAACGGGCCCTGA